In Oryza sativa Japonica Group chromosome 1, ASM3414082v1, the genomic stretch AATTATTATTTTATACATTTCTTCTCAACATATCCACTACCaccttttctttcttccttgtAGTTTATGGATATGTTCAATATCGCTAATTTGCAGCCCACTGATACAGTAAAAATATAAAGAAGATCTATATTGAtggcagctgcagctgctatGGTTGTACAACCACAATATAGAACCGTCGCACAACCATTATGTAGATGTTgcctcatatttttttattatcttctcaacttactacctccgttcatAAATATAAtggataatatttttttaaagaaaaaacacaTAAACGAGTAACGAAAGAACAAACTATAGTATAAAATGTGATATGAATAAATAAACTAGTGCAAAAGTTCATAGGGGAAAAATAAACTAAGTAGCTATATATGTCTTAGGatgataaaacttttatatttatggACAAACTAAAAGATTATATTATATTGGTAGTCGTGTCTACTGAGTACGTAGTACGTGCCATATTAGGTTTAGCGCATTATAAGTATGCCAACTGAAATTAACCTAAGCAGCTTATTAATCAACTAATTATTACTGCGTGCAGGGAGGTGTCCGAGGAGTACGGGAGAGAGGTGATCAAGCTGTGCGAGCGGCTGATGAGGTTGCTGTCAGCGAGCCTGGGGCTGGACGAGACGCGGTTCCAGGAGGCGTTCGGTGGGGCGGACTGCGGCGCGGGCCTGCGCGCCAACTACTACCCGCGGTGCCCGCAGCCGGACCTCACGCTGGGCCTCTCCGCCCACTCCGATCCCGGCATCCTCAccgtcctcctcgccgacgaccACGTTCGCGGCCTCCAGGTACGCCGCCGTGACGGCCACTGGGTCACCGTGCAGCCCCTCCCCGACGCCTTCATCGTCAACGTCGGCGACCAGATTGAGGTACACATATATGTAGGacttatataattaattaatcaaagaGCAATAATCACTATCGTGGCTTTTCCATGACCTGGGATTAAGAATTACTCATGATTAATTAGTTAAGTTCGAGTCAAATGATGATCAGGAATAAATTAGAGTTGACTAGCTAGTGGCGGCCGGCTAGCTCGATCGATCTATGCGGCGATCTTTCGCGCAGGTTACGCGGCATGAGAGCACACATGCATGGACGGTGATGAGCCCCAACCATGCAGAAAATGCGCGGATTGTGATCGATCGCTAGCTCCATAAATGCATACGAGTTTTCTGTGCGTCGGTTTGAAGCTTACTACTCTCTACCTCGGACAGACATGTGCATGTTACGGCGAATCATACCACGAACCGCCCAAGTACCCAACTGCACTCAATGCATGGCCAACGAATCCATATACGAGTATATATCAATATTCCATGATGCATGTGCATTGATATATGAGCATAAGCATGAATATGGTCGTATGTatctggctagctagctagctacgtacaaaatacacacatatatacagcTTGCGTTGCTATAgtactctagctagctagctagttgcaTCAATAATGTTTCAAGCTGTTCTTCTATTTTAATTTCTCAGGAACTAATATCTTCTTGTACTGTGCATGGATGGAATTCATGGACGGACGACGTACAGATCTTGAGCAACTCGATGTACAAGAGCGTGGAGCACCGCGTGATCGTGAACGCCGAGGAGGAGCGCATCTCGCTCGCACTCTTCTACAACCCGAGAGGCGACGTcccggtggcgccggcgccggagctggTGACGCCGGAGCGGCCGTCGCTCTACTACCGTCCGATGACCTTCGACGAGTACAGGGTGTACGTCAGGAAGAATGGCCCCAAGGGCAAGGCACAGCTTGAGGCTCTCAAGGGCCAGTCAATCACCCAAAACAACgaataataaataattagtaattaattaactaattaagctACACCGATCGATCCAACAGCGACGGCATGCTAATCCATGGATCGAactagcaagctagctagctagcagtcAGCATTAATTATCCCATGTATGATCTGAATCGGAATAACACATGCATGAGTGTGTGTACATGGCCTACTTAATTTACGCAACATATATAGTTATAGGCCTTAATTATAATAAGCACATATATATTGCACGCATGCGTGCTCACTATCTGAAGTATATATGCATTATATGTAATTCAGGGACGCGATGCTAATTAGTAATTAAGTGCATGTAATCTTCTACCATATATATTCAAGCAAGAAATTTAGTTTGATGTTTACGTATATTTaccaatggatggatggagaacTAAactactgctccctccgtcccataaaaattgcTTTTCTAGCTCTAAGGCTTTATCCcacaaaaattgtatttctagccaTGTGGGGTCCAACCAATTGATTCATCTATATAAGTTTCCTTCCATCCCACATAATTTGGACTGCTAATGCTTGTAATTTTATTAAGTATACTAATTATATGGGTTAATTCTCTCAAACTTCATTTTAATCATTTGTATATATGGAATGTATGCATGCAGTGGGTTCATTAAATAAggttattgtggtcattttctaatCCTACTATTTTATCCTAAATTAGCTAGAAA encodes the following:
- the LOC4327401 gene encoding jasmonate-induced oxygenase 2, coding for MADCMQEWPEPVVRVQALADSGLEAIPRCYVKPPCDRPAPEADDASSGASIPVVDLGNGGDDEGGQLAEAVAAACRGWGFFQVVNHGVRPELMRAAREAWHGFFRLPLQEKQKYANSPRTYEGYGSRLGVEKGAILDWGDYYFLVLSPDAAKSPAKYWPANPGICKEVSEEYGREVIKLCERLMRLLSASLGLDETRFQEAFGGADCGAGLRANYYPRCPQPDLTLGLSAHSDPGILTVLLADDHVRGLQVRRRDGHWVTVQPLPDAFIVNVGDQIEILSNSMYKSVEHRVIVNAEEERISLALFYNPRGDVPVAPAPELVTPERPSLYYRPMTFDEYRVYVRKNGPKGKAQLEALKGQSITQNNE